One region of Chlorobiota bacterium genomic DNA includes:
- a CDS encoding type I-E CRISPR-associated protein Cse1/CasA, with the protein MNVFEHQSFLLRRPPDPNHPLGERVRRTYRELMTGPDEELSFDYPLEHLNVAALGLCAALTQTAFEPATTKELESRIARPLTPQEFEAGVAPFREHFSIDGEVRFMQGRKLESDPAKNAALLQDKVSLTVSDFMNRPDNNWVVAADQIPLLLFARGTFYEKSAGRGYLAGTSGDLEVRTFLTHPPSLRKTIWLNVLACDEQDEFYESDFTPAGLDEGYDEWMWVMPPKEDVPQGKISLRSGLFWLVATNAVWIEELEKPRPCIVTGEPVTGLAGVRVLTKSTGIGYGVYVPRAKGPDVRLSFFRHPNGPYAVRKNKEGGLFEQHLTVDEVSGLLGNMGGLFFSGGGGHTEGYHIAPVLRQYHRLSAIKERLPINLHCFGFHMLSSKKNIHGGCESERFRYPMIEDTSMMSDLQGMMSGAATQAEEVRKLLTRTIQICMMVEVDASENEGRFQFKQSANLQNGSDYKGFVRDIGREYWSGLSSKVGELLERIGVAASDFSQMEEVEESTKSWWMREAAIIAKGIFDRYFDDYSQSVEHLPAAYAARNLFYAGLRQQGIQLNEPEQTPQESVEETA; encoded by the coding sequence ATGAACGTTTTTGAGCATCAGTCCTTCCTTCTGCGCCGTCCGCCGGACCCAAACCATCCGTTGGGGGAGCGTGTGCGCCGAACCTACCGGGAGCTGATGACCGGCCCGGACGAAGAACTCTCCTTCGACTACCCGTTGGAGCATCTGAACGTTGCCGCGCTGGGCTTGTGCGCGGCGCTGACGCAAACGGCATTCGAACCAGCAACCACAAAGGAGCTGGAGTCCCGCATTGCCAGACCACTCACTCCCCAGGAGTTCGAGGCAGGCGTTGCTCCATTTCGCGAGCACTTCAGCATTGATGGTGAGGTGCGGTTTATGCAGGGGCGGAAGCTGGAGAGCGACCCCGCCAAAAATGCCGCACTGCTGCAAGACAAAGTGAGCCTGACGGTCAGCGATTTTATGAACCGCCCCGACAACAACTGGGTGGTGGCCGCCGACCAAATCCCGCTGCTGCTGTTTGCTCGGGGGACGTTCTATGAAAAGAGCGCAGGGCGGGGGTATCTGGCCGGAACATCGGGCGATCTGGAGGTGCGGACTTTTCTGACCCACCCCCCCTCCCTGCGGAAAACCATCTGGCTGAACGTCCTTGCCTGCGATGAGCAAGATGAATTCTACGAATCAGATTTCACCCCGGCTGGCTTGGATGAAGGATACGACGAATGGATGTGGGTGATGCCGCCCAAAGAGGATGTCCCGCAAGGGAAAATTTCGCTTCGCTCCGGGCTGTTTTGGTTGGTGGCAACCAACGCTGTCTGGATTGAGGAATTGGAGAAGCCACGCCCATGCATCGTCACCGGCGAGCCTGTTACCGGCTTAGCTGGGGTGCGCGTGCTGACGAAGTCAACCGGAATTGGCTACGGGGTTTACGTCCCACGGGCAAAGGGTCCGGACGTTCGCCTCAGCTTCTTCCGGCACCCGAACGGTCCCTACGCCGTGCGAAAAAACAAGGAAGGCGGATTATTCGAGCAGCACCTTACCGTTGACGAGGTTTCCGGATTGCTTGGGAACATGGGAGGTCTCTTCTTTTCTGGCGGAGGCGGCCATACTGAAGGCTACCACATCGCTCCGGTGCTTCGCCAATATCATCGGCTATCAGCAATCAAGGAGCGGCTGCCGATCAATCTTCACTGCTTTGGCTTCCACATGCTGAGCTCCAAGAAGAACATCCATGGCGGCTGCGAAAGCGAGCGATTCCGCTACCCGATGATTGAGGATACTTCCATGATGAGCGATTTGCAAGGGATGATGAGCGGCGCAGCCACCCAAGCCGAAGAGGTTCGGAAGCTGCTAACCCGTACGATCCAGATTTGCATGATGGTGGAGGTGGATGCTTCGGAGAACGAAGGCCGATTCCAGTTCAAGCAGTCCGCCAACCTGCAGAACGGCAGCGACTACAAAGGGTTTGTCCGCGACATCGGGCGCGAGTATTGGAGCGGATTATCCAGCAAGGTGGGGGAATTACTGGAGCGGATTGGCGTAGCCGCCAGCGACTTCAGCCAAATGGAAGAGGTGGAAGAATCAACAAAATCGTGGTGGATGCGTGAAGCCGCAATCATTGCCAAAGGGATTTTCGACCGATACTTTGACGACTACAGCCAATCGGTGGAGCACTTGCCCGCAGCATACGCGGCGCGGAACCTTTTCTACGCCGGACTACGCCAACAAGGAATCCAATTGAATGAACCTGAACAGACACCACAAGAATCCGTGGAGGAAACAGCATGA
- a CDS encoding type I-E CRISPR-associated protein Cse2/CasB, which yields MSQEFYKAAQDLAKAAVRQLPARWNDDAVNRRGLRAEFRRWRPDATEVPTMEMRGAIWADNYLFAIIPAPASDESADEQRLREWHTNQMIDQAAILVSLRAVAGEHSDANSFGKALLLAGVSDTRFARLATEPPSGRLGAVRRALQTIDREGKGIDWTKETSRFHRFLFGSPDQAKKAVDAWAADFFRARGKAAAEGQADAENTTDDTNNE from the coding sequence ATGAGCCAAGAGTTTTATAAGGCTGCCCAAGACTTAGCAAAAGCAGCCGTGCGCCAGCTACCCGCACGCTGGAACGACGATGCAGTAAACCGCAGGGGGCTTCGCGCCGAGTTCCGCCGCTGGCGGCCCGACGCAACAGAGGTCCCAACCATGGAGATGCGTGGGGCAATCTGGGCGGATAACTACCTGTTCGCGATTATCCCCGCACCAGCTTCCGATGAATCCGCCGACGAACAACGCCTGCGCGAATGGCACACCAACCAGATGATTGACCAAGCCGCAATCCTTGTTTCGCTTCGCGCCGTCGCCGGCGAGCATTCCGATGCCAACTCCTTCGGCAAAGCGTTGCTGCTTGCTGGAGTAAGCGATACCCGCTTTGCCCGGCTTGCAACAGAACCACCATCGGGGCGATTGGGAGCCGTGCGCAGGGCATTGCAAACCATTGACCGCGAAGGCAAGGGGATAGACTGGACCAAGGAAACATCACGCTTCCACCGCTTCCTGTTCGGGTCCCCCGACCAAGCCAAAAAGGCCGTTGATGCTTGGGCTGCCGACTTCTTCCGCGCTCGCGGAAAAGCCGCAGCCGAGGGCCAAGCCGATGCCGAAAACACAACCGACGACACCAACAACGAATAA
- the cas1e gene encoding type I-E CRISPR-associated endonuclease Cas1 yields the protein MNTFSMPVMPMKARLSIIDIQYANIDVDGSALVITDKNGIAAQLPVGATTVLMLEPGTTITHAAVKLCADARTLIIWTGEAGVRLYSAAQEGGAHTYRLLRQARLALDPKKRLNVAREMYRIRFKEEAPSRRSIQQLRGMEGARVRERYKQLSKEYGVEWSGRNYDRSEWGSQDAINKAVSAANSCLYGVCHAAIVIAGYSAALGFIHTGYPLAFVHDLADIWKMDLSVPVAFRAVAQGEHGASERVRHLLRDEFRRCGLLERVIPTIEHLLNAGEPDGEPPEELGGARPEATLPEDAPWYSSTNSAAERAAAAAELPLLDPRDLKMSILGHTKEEEEEWNPFGDWE from the coding sequence ATGAACACTTTTTCCATGCCAGTGATGCCAATGAAGGCGCGACTTTCCATCATTGACATCCAATACGCAAACATTGACGTTGACGGCAGCGCATTGGTGATTACCGACAAGAACGGCATTGCGGCACAGCTTCCCGTTGGGGCAACCACCGTGCTGATGCTGGAGCCTGGGACCACCATCACGCACGCTGCCGTAAAACTGTGTGCCGATGCCCGCACCCTGATTATCTGGACCGGGGAAGCTGGCGTTCGGCTCTACTCGGCAGCGCAGGAAGGGGGCGCGCACACCTACCGTCTGTTGCGGCAGGCGCGGCTTGCGTTGGACCCCAAAAAGCGATTGAACGTTGCACGCGAGATGTACCGAATTCGATTCAAGGAGGAGGCTCCATCGCGCCGCTCGATCCAGCAACTGCGCGGGATGGAAGGGGCGCGGGTGCGGGAGCGGTACAAACAACTCAGCAAAGAATATGGCGTTGAGTGGAGCGGGCGAAACTACGACCGCAGCGAATGGGGTTCGCAGGACGCGATCAACAAGGCGGTCAGCGCGGCGAACAGTTGCTTGTACGGGGTTTGCCACGCAGCAATTGTGATTGCCGGATACAGCGCGGCGTTGGGGTTCATCCACACCGGCTATCCGCTGGCGTTCGTGCACGACCTTGCCGACATCTGGAAAATGGATTTAAGCGTTCCGGTAGCGTTCAGGGCAGTGGCGCAAGGGGAGCATGGCGCAAGCGAGCGGGTGCGGCATCTTCTGCGCGACGAGTTCCGGCGTTGCGGATTACTGGAGCGCGTTATCCCAACCATCGAGCATCTTCTGAACGCCGGCGAACCCGATGGCGAGCCACCAGAAGAGCTTGGCGGCGCACGCCCCGAAGCCACCTTGCCGGAGGACGCGCCGTGGTACAGCTCCACCAACAGCGCGGCCGAGCGTGCCGCCGCCGCAGCCGAACTTCCGCTGCTGGACCCACGCGACCTAAAGATGAGCATCTTGGGCCACACCAAAGAGGAGGAGGAAGAATGGAATCCATTTGGAGATTGGGAGTAG
- the cas6e gene encoding type I-E CRISPR-associated protein Cas6/Cse3/CasE, whose product MMHLSLLTLPHSAMRWRFLEPYQLHQIIWKAFPGIPQGPEGNRPFLYRHNEEETAHSILVQSAVKPDWRHLDNEAEGSTAQVRTIDPQNMKPGMRLRFLLRANPVVERKGYADNRSRRIVVGGGLLHVAKKTGVEIAQLDDREQRLTAWIERKGAEGGFAIERDELSRPLLMIAPNHDYLIRRSRNRKAEPMTFTGVDFEGILRITDAEAFAEAWQRGIGRGKAFGFGLITVAKVE is encoded by the coding sequence ATGATGCACCTTAGCCTTCTGACGCTTCCCCACAGCGCGATGCGCTGGCGGTTTCTGGAGCCATATCAGCTTCATCAAATCATCTGGAAAGCCTTCCCCGGAATCCCGCAGGGCCCGGAGGGGAATCGCCCCTTCCTTTATCGCCATAACGAGGAGGAAACGGCGCACTCCATCTTGGTGCAATCGGCAGTGAAGCCCGATTGGCGGCATTTGGATAACGAGGCCGAAGGATCAACCGCGCAGGTGCGGACCATTGATCCGCAGAACATGAAGCCTGGGATGCGGCTACGATTTCTGCTTCGGGCCAACCCCGTTGTTGAGCGGAAGGGATACGCCGACAACCGCTCGCGGCGGATTGTTGTGGGGGGCGGATTACTGCACGTGGCCAAGAAAACGGGAGTGGAGATAGCCCAGCTGGACGACCGCGAGCAACGGCTGACGGCATGGATTGAACGGAAAGGAGCCGAGGGTGGGTTTGCCATCGAGCGCGACGAGCTTTCCCGTCCGCTTCTGATGATTGCCCCGAACCACGACTACCTGATTCGCCGTTCGCGCAACCGGAAGGCCGAGCCGATGACCTTCACCGGCGTTGACTTTGAGGGGATACTTCGCATCACCGATGCCGAAGCGTTTGCCGAAGCATGGCAGCGCGGAATCGGTCGCGGAAAAGCCTTCGGGTTTGGGCTGATAACGGTGGCGAAGGTGGAGTAG
- the cas7e gene encoding type I-E CRISPR-associated protein Cas7/Cse4/CasC — protein sequence MIIELHTLTSHSPANLNRDDLGRPKSAVFGGVNRARISSQAIKRSIRTSNYVEEALRDGISTRSRQIPKMIYDRLLPEFSGNETKANRLKQFCLALPGVFGKADSKREMHTSQIVFLTPDEISRATDYVRGVVNGDDKLSKASTAQLVNDAAIAIGLNRNPGDGVDMALFGRMTTDDANSFASVDAAMQVAHAISTHAVTPETDWFTAVDDVLTDNDERGSGHIGEIEFNSATFYKYFSCNLPLLVKNMNGASEDAIDALATVLDAACRVTPSGKQNSYASHSLADTVLLVIRQQRIPVSLANAFERPVPKNEDLGYLAQSRDLLAEHYADLASRYELGDTAALFCANSKAHDSLKGKLPEGVAMVGSLSELFRWMRSTVAASANPETGA from the coding sequence ATGATTATCGAACTTCACACGCTGACCTCGCACTCCCCCGCCAACCTGAATCGCGACGACCTGGGCCGCCCAAAATCGGCGGTGTTCGGCGGTGTCAATCGCGCACGCATCTCCTCGCAGGCGATCAAGCGTTCAATCCGGACCTCCAATTACGTTGAGGAAGCCTTGCGGGACGGAATCTCCACACGCTCGCGCCAAATCCCCAAAATGATCTACGACCGCTTGTTGCCAGAATTCAGCGGGAATGAGACCAAAGCCAACCGGCTCAAGCAGTTCTGCCTTGCGCTTCCTGGAGTGTTTGGCAAGGCCGATAGCAAGCGTGAGATGCACACCAGCCAGATCGTCTTCCTGACACCCGATGAGATTTCTCGCGCCACCGATTACGTCCGCGGGGTTGTCAACGGCGATGACAAACTTTCCAAAGCAAGCACAGCCCAGTTGGTTAACGATGCGGCAATAGCAATCGGCCTGAACCGCAACCCAGGCGATGGCGTGGATATGGCGCTGTTCGGACGCATGACCACCGACGACGCTAACTCCTTCGCCTCGGTGGATGCTGCCATGCAGGTTGCCCACGCCATCAGCACCCACGCCGTCACACCAGAAACCGATTGGTTCACCGCCGTTGACGACGTGCTTACCGACAACGACGAACGAGGCAGCGGGCACATCGGCGAGATAGAGTTCAACAGCGCGACTTTCTACAAATACTTCTCCTGCAACCTCCCGTTGCTGGTGAAGAACATGAATGGCGCAAGCGAGGACGCAATTGACGCGCTGGCAACGGTGCTGGACGCAGCGTGCCGAGTGACGCCATCGGGGAAGCAGAACTCCTACGCCTCGCACTCGCTTGCCGACACGGTGTTGCTGGTGATTCGCCAGCAGCGGATTCCGGTTTCGCTGGCCAATGCGTTCGAGCGGCCGGTCCCGAAGAATGAGGACCTGGGGTATCTGGCACAATCGCGCGATCTGCTGGCTGAGCATTACGCCGACTTGGCAAGCCGCTACGAACTGGGCGACACCGCCGCGCTCTTCTGCGCCAACTCCAAGGCTCACGACAGCTTGAAAGGGAAGCTCCCAGAAGGGGTGGCGATGGTGGGATCGCTCAGCGAACTCTTCCGTTGGATGCGGAGCACCGTTGCGGCATCGGCCAACCCAGAAACAGGAGCATGA
- the cas5e gene encoding type I-E CRISPR-associated protein Cas5/CasD: MNGFILHLQGPMMSYADTGFGQLREQGTAPSRSAVIGIIAAGMGLERGDRALLDLHQSLRIHTACALPGAVLTDYHTVLTAGYDEYDATRLRREGAKGNPTLTWRSYHLDAHFTALVESNDAELIAKCQTALMDPVFISYLGRRSCVPTIPLRPEPAEGDSIEQALRSSVQAARLRRKESVGYLPKGLTGFDAYLDTAEDLSSTGLQLVARGWRRDLLVAMPRSYVNRTVGHYRGDLPTAAKQGDQPSQSEPQTPSSSTSNERFFHDAP, translated from the coding sequence ATGAACGGATTTATCCTTCACCTTCAAGGCCCGATGATGAGCTATGCCGACACAGGATTCGGGCAACTGCGTGAGCAAGGAACGGCCCCAAGCCGTTCGGCAGTGATCGGCATTATCGCCGCCGGAATGGGCCTTGAGCGTGGCGACCGCGCGCTGCTGGACCTGCATCAATCGCTGCGGATCCACACCGCGTGCGCGCTTCCCGGGGCAGTCCTCACCGACTATCACACGGTCCTGACCGCCGGCTACGACGAGTACGACGCAACCCGGCTCCGCCGCGAAGGGGCCAAAGGAAACCCAACGCTGACATGGCGCAGCTACCATCTGGATGCCCATTTCACCGCGCTGGTGGAGAGCAACGACGCAGAGTTGATTGCCAAGTGCCAGACGGCATTGATGGACCCGGTGTTCATCAGCTATCTGGGTCGCCGCTCCTGCGTTCCCACCATTCCGCTGCGCCCTGAGCCGGCCGAGGGGGACTCGATTGAGCAGGCGTTGCGAAGCTCGGTGCAAGCCGCACGCCTCCGCCGCAAAGAATCGGTGGGATACCTGCCGAAAGGGCTTACGGGGTTCGATGCTTACTTGGACACCGCCGAGGATTTATCCAGCACCGGGCTGCAATTGGTGGCGCGTGGTTGGCGGCGGGACCTGCTGGTGGCAATGCCCCGCTCCTACGTCAACCGGACGGTGGGGCATTACCGGGGCGACCTTCCAACGGCAGCGAAGCAAGGGGATCAACCGAGTCAATCGGAGCCGCAAACGCCTTCATCATCAACCAGCAACGAGAGGTTCTTCCATGATGCACCTTAG
- the cas7e gene encoding type I-E CRISPR-associated protein Cas7/Cse4/CasC, which translates to MLIELHSLTSHSPANLNRDDLGRPKSAVFGGVNRARISSQAIKRSIRTSNYVEETLHHGISTRSRQIPKMIYEELLPEFQGDPARAARLKDVCRALPGAFGKVDAQHEMQTSQIVFLTPDEISRTASYVREIVRGDEKLTQAAVKELIAGAAAAIGLNRNPGDGVDMALFGRMTTDDANSFASVDAAMQVAHAISTHAVTPETDWFTAVDDVLTDNDERGSGHIGEIEFNSATFYKYFSCNLPLLVKNMNGASEDAIDALATVLDAACRVTPSGKQNSYASHSLADTVLLVIRQQRIPVSLANAFERPVPKDETLGYLAPSRARMLRHYRDLAESYSLNDRAICFCSDSEARSQLQALLPSGTQMVGSLKELFDIMWTMIARTTPATPAARRATPARAEAITAAITAPAEQQTSVPSPSLPSTSLPTSSPTPPQTSRPAVSRFFPASETGGAGMEEGSGELFGSDQTIRTSDPNAPKRGRGRPPKDPNAPPKPKPEPADPNAPKRGRGRPPKNPNAPPKPKPEPADPNAPKRGRGRPPKDPNAPPKPKPQPADPNAPKRGRGRPRKDAQTASQTAPHAMPAPQDDAAAMDAAMEIAAIEMDAAIEASAIETSAPGLPTTEPDAAAEPQQQSTTETDHDVMDGGSI; encoded by the coding sequence ATGCTGATTGAGCTTCATTCGCTGACCTCACACTCCCCCGCCAACCTGAATCGCGATGATTTGGGCCGTCCAAAATCGGCGGTGTTCGGTGGGGTCAATCGCGCACGCATCTCTTCGCAGGCGATTAAGCGTTCGATCCGAACCTCCAATTACGTTGAAGAGACGTTGCATCATGGAATCTCCACGCGCTCGCGCCAGATTCCCAAAATGATTTATGAGGAGTTGCTGCCGGAGTTCCAGGGGGACCCGGCAAGGGCCGCGAGGCTGAAGGACGTTTGCCGCGCTCTTCCCGGGGCGTTCGGCAAGGTGGACGCGCAGCATGAGATGCAGACCAGCCAGATCGTCTTCCTGACACCCGATGAGATTTCCCGGACGGCCAGCTACGTCCGGGAAATCGTCAGGGGCGATGAGAAGTTGACGCAGGCGGCGGTGAAGGAACTGATTGCTGGCGCGGCGGCGGCAATCGGCCTGAACCGCAACCCAGGCGATGGCGTGGATATGGCGCTGTTCGGACGCATGACCACCGACGACGCTAACTCCTTCGCCTCGGTGGATGCTGCCATGCAGGTTGCCCACGCCATCAGCACCCACGCCGTCACACCAGAAACCGATTGGTTCACCGCCGTTGACGACGTGCTTACCGACAACGATGAACGAGGCAGCGGGCACATCGGCGAGATAGAGTTCAACAGCGCGACTTTCTACAAATACTTCTCCTGCAACCTCCCGTTGCTGGTGAAGAACATGAACGGCGCAAGCGAGGACGCAATTGACGCGCTGGCAACGGTGCTGGACGCAGCCTGCCGGGTGACACCATCGGGGAAGCAGAACTCCTACGCCTCGCACTCGCTTGCCGACACGGTGTTGCTGGTGATTCGCCAGCAGCGGATTCCGGTTTCGCTGGCCAATGCGTTCGAGCGGCCGGTCCCGAAGGATGAAACCCTCGGGTATCTGGCCCCTTCCCGCGCCAGAATGCTGCGCCACTACCGCGACCTTGCGGAAAGCTACTCGCTGAATGATCGCGCCATCTGCTTCTGCTCCGATAGCGAAGCCCGCAGCCAGCTGCAGGCATTGCTTCCGTCCGGCACCCAGATGGTAGGATCGCTGAAGGAGCTGTTCGACATCATGTGGACGATGATTGCGCGGACCACTCCGGCCACGCCAGCGGCGCGGCGGGCAACGCCAGCACGTGCCGAAGCAATCACCGCAGCAATCACCGCGCCTGCCGAACAGCAGACATCGGTTCCATCGCCATCATTGCCTTCAACTTCATTACCGACTTCATCGCCAACTCCGCCGCAAACTTCACGACCAGCGGTGTCAAGGTTTTTCCCGGCATCCGAAACAGGGGGAGCAGGAATGGAGGAGGGATCGGGGGAGTTGTTCGGTAGCGATCAAACGATCAGAACAAGCGACCCGAACGCGCCAAAGCGTGGACGTGGCCGTCCGCCAAAGGACCCGAACGCGCCGCCAAAACCAAAGCCGGAGCCTGCCGATCCGAACGCGCCAAAACGTGGGCGTGGTCGTCCGCCAAAGAACCCGAACGCGCCGCCAAAACCAAAGCCGGAGCCTGCCGACCCGAACGCGCCAAAGCGTGGACGTGGTCGCCCACCGAAGGACCCGAACGCGCCGCCAAAACCAAAGCCGCAACCTGCCGACCCGAACGCGCCAAAGCGTGGACGTGGTCGCCCACGGAAGGACGCACAAACTGCGTCCCAAACTGCGCCGCACGCCATGCCAGCACCGCAGGATGATGCGGCGGCAATGGATGCGGCGATGGAGATTGCAGCAATCGAGATGGATGCGGCAATCGAGGCTTCGGCAATCGAGACTTCCGCGCCGGGGCTGCCAACCACGGAGCCAGACGCGGCAGCCGAACCGCAACAGCAATCAACAACCGAAACCGACCATGACGTAATGGATGGAGGGAGTATATGA